The following nucleotide sequence is from Triticum dicoccoides isolate Atlit2015 ecotype Zavitan chromosome 7B, WEW_v2.0, whole genome shotgun sequence.
TTCTGTGTTTGTTTTCCCTTTTCCACAAGTTACTGGGATTGCATTAACCAGATGTGCTCAACTTGCCTTATTTATAACCAGTCTATATTGGCAACAAAAAAGAAACTTGGGTCAGTAAATATATGATTCTGAAAAACTTAGGCTTTTTCATAGTGGCATAACAGGCTCTTACTAGACAACCTCTGTAGTTATACCCTTCAAATGCTGATAAATTAATTCATGCCAAACTTTAGATGTAGCATTGTGTATGTGCATATTCAGTTTATGTGTTTCATTTCCTGTAATTACAACGCAATGGTCTCTCATGGTTTTTGAGAATACAACTtactatagtactccctccgtcccataatgtaagatgtttttcgacactacactagtgtcaaaaaacgtcttacattatgggacggagggagtagtatataattGTTATCAGGACTGATCTTTACTTAATCTTTGTCACCTTCTGGTTGATGGTATTTTTCCTCCTACAGATGATGGAAGAAGTGGCACATTTATGATTGGTAACCAGAGCTTTCCTGCATCTCTCTTGGATCTCCCAACTGTTGTGGAGTCATATAAGACATATGATGATTCATTTTTAGTTAAAGCTGCTGATATTGGTCAGGTAAAAGTGAAGGTTTGCGTATATATCTCATTAATTTGTAGGCCTTTTAATCATTTTAAACTGGAACAGATGGTAATGGTAAGAGAAGATGTTGATCCTGCTCCTGAAGAAGTTGAATACAAGCATGGACTTACTCCTCCAATGAGGGATGCACGCAGGCGACGTTATCGCAGAGAGCCTGACTTGAATGTATATATGAATTGACTACCCTTCAGCTATAATTTTTTCCATGTTGATTGAAATATACTGTTAATCAGGATGCTAAAGCTTGCATGCACTCATTTTTGCAGGCAGAGCTTGTTCACCGAGTTGAGAAGGATCTTATAAGTATTATGCATGGAGTGTCTGTCAGTATCCTTTTGGTCCGTGGGATATGCAAAATATTTCACCTTATTGCAATGGAATAAATGGCAGTAATTTGTTTCTTTCTGTACTATTTGGTTGGTAGTTTTGCACTTCCATTGTCTCATCATCAACTTCCTAATGCACAAACTGCTTGCCCTTCACTTTAGTAACCATTATGTCTATATTTACTTCCCTTGTTGATAAAGATAATGTTGTGAATCTCCTAAGCATGCCATTATAGTGATTGCGTATAGATGTTTCCAAACGTAACCTTGTTAAAAGATCGACACCGACGTTTCGGTTTTGTATCATGATTGCATTGTGTTCATTGGTCAAACCATCATAGAAAGGAAATCTCGCCGTTTGTATGCCAACCTGTCTACGTATAAAGTTCTTTAACTTGTTTGTAGAAGGTGGTGAAGGTGGGGGTGGTGAAGGTGGTGACCGCAAGAAAGCTGCACCAGCTCCTGCACCCAAGCCAGACGCTCAAGAGCCTGCTGCAAATGGCGAAGAAGCTGAGCCTGAGAGGAGTGACTCTGATGATTCGGAGAACTGAAGTGGACCAGAATAGATAGTGCAGCTGCCGTTGGCCGAGCAATCCGGTGAAATAAGCTATTCAGATCAAAGAAAGTGTATTTTTACCAAGCAAGGGCGCTTGTTGTCTTTTTAGGACCTATTGGCTATCATCTGAATAATATTAGGAGTGTGCTACTATGCATCATGGTGGAAGAGGTCATAAGGGTGATTGTAACTGCTGCTAGTTCCTGAATTTTGCACTCCAATTCTGTTACTTCGAACGACGGATTGGATGAGATATCACCATAATTTTAGTCTGGCCAATGTGCAAGAAGATAAAGGGCAGCTCAGGGTGATATCCCAAGATTATTTGTTTTACGCAAATGGTCCATCACTGGTTTTGATACAACTCTGATAGATTTGATTATCTTTTGGAAATATTCTGATGTCTGCAATAGCAGCATGTGCATATAAGTAACCATTCTCCTGATTTACCAATATGTGGAATCTCTGTTATCTCTATAAGTAAGTTTGTAACATTGCTACGCGTATGTTTTTCTTGTATATTGATGGTACTTCTGAGCATGTTCTCTTATGTTTTAAGTTGTATTAAAAAATCATGCAAATTTCTGTAGACAGTGTGGCTGTTTGTACCTCATCAGCGAATTGCTTTGCAAATTGGTCTTGATTTGCATTCTTTCCTCCTAGCCTTGTAGTGCTGCCATGATCAAAGAGGAGCTACGTGGTCCAAAAGTGCCTTTTTTTAACATAGtatagacacaagcgctcatataggtgcgcatacactcatcctgatgaatgcacacacgcacaccctacccctataagTACCTCCGAAAGTctgagtcggcatatcatcttgaaattgacgaagtcactgtaggcacctcgtcgtcgacgggaacgtctcgttccactgaatgcgcatcacaggaaatcctaaaataaatccaggaataagtgcgagcaccaggatttgaaccctgatggactGGGgataccacaggttggttcgctggTCCAAAAGTGCCTGCATAGGCCAAGCTCCATTGAGCTCTTTACTCTTTTTTTCAGTGAAAATACCTTTTTCACATctaaaaaaactgattttttttcatttggacatatatttatagTATACATGTATACAAATTTATGAACATATATAGTCATATGTGATGTACATAAAAAACTCAAAAACACAGATTAAAATAGGCTTTTTCTTTGTTGTATTTAGGGTCAGATATTTGTCTTTCTTCTGTAGCATGCAAATAATCAAATTAGTTGATGAAATTTTATACATACTTGAGGAATATGCATATGTATTTGTAGGAAAAAATCACCATTTTTTGAAACTTTTAAATATattttgatttttattttatttttcaaaacaagctccatggagctcggcctttGCAACGCCACACCTGCTAGGTGGTGCCTTATTTAAAGACGCCGACTATGGGTATCTTCCTCCTTGgcttttaatttttatttttattttctgctGGTTGGTATGTTGAATGTGTGCATTGCCCATGCCTTGCCATCATGGTGTTGCAAAGGCCGAGTTTAATTATTGTCCTAGGGTGATGTGCATTAATGAAATTGCCAAATATAGAAAATCACCATGCACTTTAATAATGTTCTAATCGCTCTATGATGCAAGAGGACATGGTTATTATTTTTGTGTGTATTGTCTTTAAGTTGATACGACATCAGATTAAGGAGCATGCAAATGATTGGTTTAAGACCTGACTGTTGGAGAACATACATACCCTCAAGTCATAACCATTTGGTAACTAGAGAAGAGTGATAAGAGATGTGTGTTTCTGAAGTGTTGATACTTCTCTATTTACTCTTGCTGGTACGGTATGGAGCACACAAAGGATTGGTTCGAGACCTAACTGCAGGAGAAGATATGTACTCACAAGCGATGAACATTTGGGAACTAAAGAATAATGAGAGATGGGTATTTATGAAATTTGGTGCCTCTCTATTTACTCCTGCTCTCCTAGGACACTAACCCTTTCTTTTTACCATAGCCCGTCATTTTTGTGTTTTTCTCAAAGCAGAGGAAGCACCCCTAGCAAAAAAATAAACGCCCTTCCCTATCTTCTAATGAGTCCATCCCATATATGCCTAGCTTCCCATCACAAGGCAAATGAAGAATTAGTTGAGGTTTGTGCGTGTAGgctcctcttcttctccatgtaATAAAGTGGAACAGATCGAGAAACCATGTTCTCTCTCTTGTTAGTTCATTGGTTTGGAATGGAAGGTATTGGGGCGTGAGAAGGTGTGGAACTAGCTCTTACAGGAAGGCGCATAGAGAATCGATGTCACTGTTATTTGAGTTGAATTGGCATAGCACTTAGATTCAGTTATCTTCTAACTCTAAGCACAACATCTCAGAAATAAAGGGCCTGCACATGCTGAGTATCTTGTGCTGTAGAATTGCCTGTAACATAACTTATTTGGCTCTATGTTGCTACAAATTGCCAAGATTGGTCGTAGTCATTTAGTAAGGATATACTCCCTTCGTCTGGAATTATTTGACGCTCaagcggatgtatctagcactgaaatacgtTTAGATATATTTGTTTGAGTGTCAACTAATTCCGGATTAAGGAAGTATCGCCATTTGCTTGTGATACCCTGCAAGCATTGCTACAGCTTACAGACCATGATTTCTCTGACAGACAAAAAACCATATCGCACACTCGTCATCATGTTAATGTCAATGATGTGGGTCCATGATTGATGGGTAACAATTCGCCTACATAATACCATGATCTCTGATGAGCACCCACTAGAAACCCATCTATGTCTATGACGTGTGCCTATCGTAAATGGTTTCTTGTTTACCTCATGTGTGATGTCATGA
It contains:
- the LOC119337877 gene encoding transcription initiation factor TFIID subunit 7-like — translated: MDEHFILRVPPSVAEQIERLMNESAAGSSSNPEDASLNLSFSDDGRSGTFMIGNQSFPASLLDLPTVVESYKTYDDSFLVKAADIGQMVMVREDVDPAPEEVEYKHGLTPPMRDARRRRYRREPDLNAELVHRVEKDLISIMHGVSVKGGEGGGGEGGDRKKAAPAPAPKPDAQEPAANGEEAEPERSDSDDSEN